A window of the Pseudoalteromonas sp. A25 genome harbors these coding sequences:
- a CDS encoding serine hydrolase domain-containing protein: MRKSTLSAVKSTLACVVSATLLGITCNTLAAPAIQPANIAQEAYQQIEANSLETNIEALLAEHQLPGMVLMVKHQNKLVHYNAYGKVNVDKPQPMTKDALFRIFSMSKPITAIALLQLVDKGLVALHDDIRKYLPEFEMFEVDNQPQIVTVHHLLSHTAGFGYGGGIKNWVDIRYLLANPLSRNNTLDDMVDDLSGIELKFAPGERFEYSIASDIQGAIIEKVSGQTLDAYLAEHIFKPLNMKDTHFFVPKDQQHRLVDMYEYDASTFEEAYTFNKEKILFVEEGVDSDYLEKPALLSGGGGLVSSAIDYSNFVSMLSNKGKFNGHTLLSEHLIEMMLSSKTQGLDTHFMPRLYKGAGFGYGVGVKETEGELRQQGSFFWAGMGGTVFWSDPKSELEVVAMMQVEDGWIALEKWLIPHIYKLIKSRSEQSLQALVLSNNKG; the protein is encoded by the coding sequence ATGCGTAAATCAACATTGAGTGCGGTAAAAAGTACATTAGCTTGTGTAGTCTCAGCAACTTTACTGGGTATTACTTGTAACACGCTTGCGGCACCAGCAATTCAGCCTGCCAATATAGCCCAAGAGGCTTATCAACAGATTGAAGCTAATTCGCTAGAAACAAACATAGAGGCGCTGCTTGCTGAGCACCAGCTACCCGGTATGGTGCTAATGGTCAAACATCAAAATAAATTAGTGCATTACAACGCTTACGGTAAGGTCAACGTGGATAAACCACAGCCGATGACAAAAGATGCGCTATTTCGTATTTTTTCTATGAGTAAACCCATTACAGCAATTGCCTTGTTACAGTTAGTCGACAAAGGCCTAGTTGCGTTGCATGACGATATTCGCAAATACTTGCCTGAATTTGAGATGTTCGAGGTAGATAATCAACCACAAATCGTTACTGTTCATCATTTACTCTCACATACAGCCGGCTTTGGCTATGGCGGCGGTATTAAAAATTGGGTCGACATTCGCTACTTACTCGCTAACCCATTAAGTCGGAACAACACCTTAGATGATATGGTTGATGATCTATCAGGTATCGAGCTTAAATTTGCGCCTGGGGAGCGTTTTGAATATTCCATTGCGAGCGATATACAAGGTGCGATTATAGAAAAAGTGAGCGGACAGACCCTAGACGCTTACCTAGCTGAACACATTTTTAAACCGCTGAACATGAAAGATACACATTTTTTTGTACCTAAAGACCAACAACATAGACTCGTTGACATGTATGAATATGACGCGTCAACTTTTGAGGAAGCTTATACCTTCAATAAGGAAAAAATCTTGTTTGTTGAAGAGGGTGTGGATAGCGATTACCTTGAAAAACCAGCATTACTTTCTGGCGGGGGCGGTCTTGTATCCAGTGCGATTGATTACAGCAACTTTGTTTCCATGCTTTCTAATAAAGGTAAATTTAACGGACATACGCTGTTGTCTGAACACCTCATCGAGATGATGTTGAGTTCAAAAACACAGGGCCTCGACACCCACTTTATGCCTAGGCTGTACAAAGGTGCAGGCTTTGGTTACGGTGTAGGAGTTAAAGAAACAGAGGGCGAACTGCGTCAACAAGGTTCATTCTTTTGGGCAGGCATGGGTGGAACCGTATTCTGGAGTGACCCTAAATCTGAGCTTGAAGTGGTTGCCATGATGCAAGTAGAAGATGGCTGGATAGCACTGGAAAAATGGCTTATTCCGCATATTTATAAACTCATTAAAAGTCGCTCAGAGCAATCGTTACAGGCATTAGTATTAAGTAATAATAAAGGATAA
- a CDS encoding CIS tube protein → MIGIGSNAAGSPLCKVTFYSKVERGSGNQLAELTLPYDAKTLQTSYANDIQKSQTIGAESGASQYQKSSPSKLSITFLLDDTIIDLPTELAAKLSGNIETEKHIQTLLKYGTAVQSETHEPTYVTIQPLNMTLNHGPSGTFDGMLCTTKVETELVDNKGRRLKAKVHCCVVECLSEKEIKLKSGKSSPDLTHVIQHQAGDSVLIQSAKIYGNQQFVHQVAKANRLASIRSAAIGADIIYPPLER, encoded by the coding sequence ATGATAGGTATTGGCAGCAATGCGGCTGGGTCTCCGCTATGTAAAGTGACCTTTTATAGCAAAGTAGAGCGAGGCTCGGGTAATCAACTTGCTGAGCTGACTCTGCCGTACGACGCAAAAACGTTGCAAACCAGTTATGCCAACGATATTCAAAAATCACAAACCATCGGTGCCGAGAGTGGGGCAAGCCAATACCAAAAGTCTTCTCCTTCTAAACTCAGTATTACATTTTTGTTGGATGATACGATTATTGATTTACCCACTGAGTTGGCCGCCAAATTAAGTGGAAATATCGAGACTGAGAAGCATATCCAAACTTTATTGAAGTACGGTACTGCAGTGCAAAGTGAAACGCACGAACCTACTTATGTAACCATCCAGCCACTTAATATGACACTCAATCATGGTCCAAGTGGCACTTTCGATGGCATGTTGTGCACGACCAAAGTTGAAACCGAATTAGTGGATAACAAAGGTCGCCGCTTAAAAGCCAAAGTGCACTGTTGCGTTGTAGAGTGTTTATCAGAAAAAGAAATAAAACTGAAATCGGGCAAAAGCTCGCCCGATCTGACCCATGTTATTCAACATCAAGCTGGCGACTCCGTATTAATCCAAAGTGCCAAGATTTATGGCAATCAACAGTTTGTGCATCAAGTGGCTAAGGCAAACCGTTTGGCATCGATCCGCAGTGCTGCAATAGGTGCAGATATTATTTACCCGCCTTTGGAGCGTTAA
- a CDS encoding phage tail protein, producing the protein MIQELTTPMVGYRFAALITSAAIPNPIDIFFKEISGLKVNRTIEYDGNRATVGSNKQTRTLTFKRGVLRTGSTLEITNFISLPQWDQFAVRNDILITLLNDNNLPTKAWLVTRAFMESWEWDSLDATRNDVLIESITFSYQNLVTVPIPFT; encoded by the coding sequence ATGATTCAAGAACTTACCACACCTATGGTGGGATATCGCTTTGCTGCATTGATCACCTCCGCGGCAATACCCAATCCAATAGATATTTTCTTTAAAGAGATCAGTGGCCTTAAAGTCAATCGCACTATTGAGTACGACGGCAATCGTGCAACGGTAGGCAGCAACAAACAAACACGCACATTAACTTTTAAGCGTGGGGTGTTGCGCACGGGAAGTACATTAGAAATCACTAATTTTATTAGCTTGCCACAATGGGATCAGTTTGCGGTGCGCAATGATATTTTGATCACCTTATTGAACGACAACAATTTACCAACCAAAGCTTGGCTTGTGACGCGTGCATTTATGGAAAGTTGGGAATGGGATAGCTTAGATGCAACCCGCAATGATGTACTGATTGAATCCATCACGTTTAGTTATCAAAACCTCGTCACGGTGCCAATTCCGTTCACTTAA
- a CDS encoding response regulator transcription factor yields MANILVVEDDMDIAQGIAEFLEPKGHELDFAYTGKQALALLEQHQYQLVLLDINLPFVNGYDICRHLSDDILGQHLSKVPVIMMSSRSHEQDIIQGFKSGAWDYLKKPFSFAELSARIDVGLMKSASRTSLKQVTAYAGASLDDETLLFSYQNSALQLHTVGYEILKLLMTNAPNVVKTSAIHTHLWPNDTPDSDPLRAHIYKLRKQLKAAFQQPFIETVKGVGYQFLVGEDDAI; encoded by the coding sequence ATGGCAAATATTCTCGTGGTAGAAGACGACATGGATATTGCACAAGGTATAGCCGAGTTCTTAGAGCCAAAAGGCCATGAGCTCGACTTTGCCTACACGGGCAAGCAAGCGCTTGCCTTGCTTGAGCAGCATCAATATCAACTCGTCCTATTGGATATTAACTTGCCCTTTGTTAATGGTTATGACATTTGCCGTCATTTATCTGATGATATTTTAGGTCAGCATTTATCTAAAGTCCCGGTGATCATGATGTCATCACGCTCTCACGAGCAGGACATCATTCAGGGATTTAAATCTGGTGCTTGGGATTATCTAAAAAAGCCTTTCTCATTTGCTGAACTATCTGCACGCATTGATGTTGGATTAATGAAATCAGCTTCACGTACTTCATTAAAACAAGTAACCGCTTATGCTGGTGCCTCACTGGATGATGAAACGCTGTTATTTTCTTATCAAAACAGTGCGCTACAGTTACATACTGTTGGCTACGAAATACTAAAATTACTGATGACCAATGCACCTAACGTGGTAAAAACAAGCGCGATCCACACACACTTATGGCCCAATGACACCCCTGATAGCGACCCGCTAAGAGCGCATATTTATAAGCTCAGAAAGCAATTAAAAGCGGCATTTCAGCAGCCTTTTATTGAAACCGTCAAAGGCGTTGGTTATCAGTTTTTAGTTGGTGAAGACGATGCTATTTAA
- a CDS encoding phage baseplate assembly protein V: MDLRYTITVEGTKVSDKIAVREVRVKNGVNQISQLCLLIEDGDMAKETFTKADEDLFKMGKAIEVKAGFGDGEQTLIYSGIITAQGIGYERQPFLRIEARADAIKLCQNAMSKLYDEKSKDGDILSDLLKTYGAAAGTIAASKIEHQQFLVVDEQPWSVFMRRLLCNGFAFFNDGKNQVVDLAKHTPTAHEFNVAMDGCVDFELHCDVTAHLKKLQYSSWDIKEQKLNDNADPVAPAAKFKSHADADTALAIPDTLRLAQAPIDKLELAAKASAEQYYRMLDMYQGYVRVDMSATKAPITVKLLDALTLSGVGKQYAGDYVVGEMHHHLSSDGWFCDFIFGVPLTLSLDSEYANTPFTPMLIGKVAAFKADAQALHRIPVLLPSVSGGKPLWARLASPFAGTEEGLFLPPDVDTEVLVGFIGGDSRHPVILGACHNPKAKPPFEYDDKNEQRGLFFKEQALALQFTLKEPLLTLQASADHTVKFDAKEGFKLTQKDMTSMVAGESLKIESKDKSTLEVAKAINVKTSDSITLEGKGVDVK, from the coding sequence ATGGACTTGCGATATACCATTACCGTGGAAGGTACCAAGGTTAGCGACAAAATTGCGGTGCGCGAAGTGCGGGTGAAAAATGGCGTGAACCAAATTTCACAACTGTGTTTGCTGATTGAAGATGGCGACATGGCCAAAGAAACCTTCACCAAAGCAGATGAAGACTTATTCAAAATGGGCAAAGCCATTGAGGTCAAAGCGGGTTTTGGCGATGGTGAACAAACGCTCATTTATAGCGGCATTATTACCGCGCAAGGTATTGGCTACGAACGTCAACCCTTTTTGCGTATTGAAGCCAGAGCCGATGCCATCAAGCTTTGTCAAAATGCCATGAGCAAGCTGTATGACGAAAAGAGCAAAGATGGCGACATACTCAGTGATCTATTGAAAACCTACGGTGCGGCGGCGGGGACCATTGCAGCGAGTAAAATTGAGCATCAACAATTTTTGGTGGTGGATGAACAGCCTTGGTCGGTGTTTATGCGCCGCTTACTGTGTAACGGTTTTGCGTTTTTTAATGATGGTAAAAATCAGGTGGTGGATTTAGCTAAACACACACCTACCGCCCACGAATTTAATGTGGCAATGGATGGTTGCGTAGACTTTGAGTTACATTGTGACGTCACTGCACATCTTAAAAAATTACAGTACAGTAGCTGGGACATCAAAGAGCAAAAACTCAATGATAATGCCGATCCTGTCGCGCCAGCGGCCAAATTTAAAAGCCATGCAGATGCCGATACAGCGCTTGCGATCCCCGATACCTTACGCTTAGCACAAGCACCCATAGATAAGTTAGAACTCGCAGCCAAAGCCAGTGCTGAGCAATATTATCGTATGCTGGATATGTATCAAGGGTATGTGCGAGTGGATATGTCTGCCACCAAAGCTCCCATCACGGTTAAGCTGTTGGATGCGTTAACGCTCTCAGGTGTTGGCAAGCAATACGCGGGCGATTATGTGGTGGGCGAAATGCATCATCATTTATCCAGCGATGGTTGGTTTTGTGATTTTATCTTTGGTGTTCCGCTGACTTTGAGCCTTGACTCCGAATACGCTAACACACCTTTTACACCTATGCTGATTGGCAAGGTGGCTGCGTTTAAAGCCGATGCGCAAGCATTGCACCGTATTCCTGTGTTGCTACCCAGTGTCAGTGGTGGCAAACCTCTTTGGGCGCGTTTAGCCAGTCCTTTTGCTGGCACTGAAGAGGGGTTATTTTTACCCCCTGATGTTGATACTGAAGTACTGGTGGGCTTTATCGGCGGTGACAGTCGACACCCAGTTATTCTCGGTGCTTGCCATAATCCCAAAGCCAAACCGCCCTTTGAATATGACGATAAAAATGAACAGCGCGGTTTGTTCTTCAAAGAGCAGGCATTGGCATTGCAATTTACCCTCAAAGAGCCGCTGCTCACGCTACAAGCCAGCGCCGATCACACGGTGAAGTTTGACGCAAAAGAAGGCTTCAAACTGACTCAAAAAGATATGACTTCGATGGTGGCGGGCGAATCACTCAAAATTGAAAGCAAAGATAAATCGACCTTAGAAGTGGCCAAAGCCATCAATGTTAAAACGTCAGACAGCATTACCCTTGAAGGTAAAGGCGTCGATGTGAAATAG
- a CDS encoding GPW/gp25 family protein, with translation MLEQAFLGTGWGFPVRFRSASSGPVMDSGEALLKQAIHLTLNTLVGERPLWPEMGSGLASYSFADANEQSLAQLRQEIATVLLNHEPRIILESIDFDSSELYDGVLLIQLNYLIRQTNSRSNMVFPFYLTEQSV, from the coding sequence ATGTTAGAACAAGCATTTTTAGGCACCGGCTGGGGCTTCCCTGTACGCTTTCGAAGTGCCAGTAGTGGGCCTGTGATGGACAGTGGCGAAGCGTTGTTAAAGCAGGCTATTCACTTAACCTTAAATACCTTGGTGGGGGAGCGACCGCTTTGGCCTGAGATGGGGTCTGGCCTTGCCAGTTACTCCTTTGCCGACGCCAACGAACAAAGTTTGGCGCAGCTTAGGCAAGAAATAGCCACGGTGTTACTCAACCATGAGCCACGTATCATTTTGGAGTCTATCGACTTTGATAGCAGTGAGTTGTATGACGGCGTGTTGTTGATCCAGCTTAATTACTTAATTCGACAAACTAACAGCCGTAGCAACATGGTTTTCCCATTCTATTTAACCGAGCAATCGGTTTAA
- a CDS encoding HAMP domain-containing histidine kinase, whose product MLFKHAKQPTLLSRVRQHSMWLSLTLFTLFSFMTLFIVFALEDAVFKDQLQQTYRAIQNGASLPDNYNWLKDTSQFKVSDSEQMKYFEFEDNFGEFKQADQHFHFMKAEQGVLILNSSKLGIITRVIDDILLLLLFMLLPTLLLTCWFSAKLSEKALSPFNRMYRILAKERTQICEVKAELDNIEEQDIQLLSKKLIDALEQQNHMLQTQIAFNQGMAHEIRTPLQVMSHSMELIGASEPTIRELKSYHRLENAISRMHRISSALLWLTSNAQESHTSCVIDVIERVLGESHTLLEMHQINVKINECDQSKPLILPVPEIVLELVVLNLLTNVVHHSQAAPSDKYWRIDIDQSKVSFCNPNGQNDFSGTNQERFGLGLQLVKALMQRFNVAFTSKQNAQEFSVQLSITTM is encoded by the coding sequence ATGCTATTTAAACATGCAAAGCAACCCACGTTGCTATCTCGGGTTAGACAACACAGCATGTGGCTTTCGCTAACGCTGTTTACGCTATTTTCTTTCATGACACTTTTCATTGTTTTTGCACTTGAAGATGCCGTGTTTAAAGATCAGTTACAACAAACTTATCGCGCTATACAAAACGGCGCCTCATTACCCGATAACTACAATTGGCTAAAAGACACATCACAGTTCAAAGTCTCTGACAGCGAACAAATGAAGTACTTTGAGTTTGAAGATAACTTTGGCGAGTTTAAACAAGCTGATCAACATTTTCATTTTATGAAAGCGGAGCAAGGGGTACTCATACTCAACAGCTCAAAGCTTGGCATCATCACCCGAGTTATTGATGATATTTTACTACTGCTACTATTTATGCTCTTGCCTACTTTGCTCTTAACCTGCTGGTTTTCAGCAAAGTTGTCGGAAAAAGCCTTAAGTCCATTTAATCGAATGTACCGTATCCTTGCTAAAGAGCGCACGCAAATATGTGAGGTGAAAGCCGAGCTGGATAATATCGAAGAGCAAGATATTCAGCTACTTAGCAAAAAGCTGATTGATGCACTGGAACAGCAAAACCATATGCTGCAAACGCAGATCGCTTTTAATCAAGGTATGGCTCATGAGATCAGAACGCCTTTACAAGTTATGTCACACTCAATGGAACTTATTGGCGCTTCTGAGCCAACCATCAGGGAACTAAAGTCATATCATCGGTTGGAAAACGCCATCTCGAGAATGCACCGCATCAGCAGCGCTTTACTATGGCTAACTTCTAACGCGCAAGAAAGTCACACAAGCTGTGTTATTGACGTGATAGAGCGCGTGCTTGGGGAATCGCACACGTTATTAGAAATGCACCAAATTAACGTAAAAATAAATGAATGTGACCAATCAAAGCCATTGATATTACCTGTGCCTGAAATTGTTTTAGAGCTGGTAGTACTCAATTTACTCACTAACGTTGTCCACCACAGCCAAGCCGCGCCAAGCGACAAATATTGGCGAATAGACATTGACCAGTCGAAGGTTTCTTTTTGCAACCCAAACGGGCAAAATGATTTTTCAGGTACTAACCAAGAACGCTTTGGATTAGGTCTACAATTGGTAAAAGCGCTTATGCAAAGATTTAATGTGGCTTTTACTTCTAAGCAAAATGCGCAGGAGTTTAGTGTGCAATTGAGCATCACAACTATGTAA
- a CDS encoding phage tail protein, whose amino-acid sequence MATTAADIAAEYPIPVYRFVVSFGEESIPFSEVSGLDIGVETITYKDGYGKKHMPGQPTDVNITLKRGLVRQKSQFYDWISSISLNLVDKKDITISLTNEDRSQPLVTWKVINAFPKKLTAPSINGGSNEASVESLEMMADDIKIEFH is encoded by the coding sequence ATGGCTACTACAGCAGCAGACATCGCAGCAGAATATCCGATCCCGGTATACCGTTTTGTCGTGAGCTTTGGTGAAGAGAGCATTCCGTTCTCGGAAGTATCGGGCTTAGATATCGGCGTTGAAACCATTACCTATAAAGATGGTTATGGCAAAAAGCACATGCCTGGGCAACCAACGGATGTAAACATCACACTTAAACGTGGTCTTGTGCGTCAAAAGAGCCAGTTCTATGACTGGATCTCATCTATCAGCCTAAACTTGGTTGATAAAAAAGACATCACCATTTCACTGACCAACGAAGACCGTTCGCAGCCGTTAGTGACTTGGAAAGTGATTAATGCATTCCCTAAAAAGTTAACAGCACCAAGTATCAATGGTGGTTCTAATGAGGCGAGTGTTGAGTCATTAGAGATGATGGCAGACGACATTAAGATCGAATTCCACTAA
- a CDS encoding 3TM-type holin encodes MGLLSALFSANAQTPVVAIGSLLDELFTSDEETLNLEILKQRVAQQPNLVQSKINQVQASHRSLWVAGARPFLMWVCGLGFLFAFVINPILQWLWPELGTPQLPLDAMMELTLAMLGLAGLRTVEKLKGVAR; translated from the coding sequence ATGGGATTGTTATCGGCATTATTTTCAGCAAATGCGCAGACTCCGGTTGTAGCAATCGGCTCTTTGCTTGATGAGCTATTTACCAGCGACGAAGAAACCCTGAATTTAGAAATACTTAAACAACGTGTGGCACAGCAACCAAATCTTGTGCAGAGTAAAATCAATCAAGTACAAGCGTCGCATCGCAGTTTGTGGGTTGCCGGCGCGCGGCCTTTTTTGATGTGGGTATGTGGTTTGGGGTTTTTGTTTGCTTTTGTAATTAACCCTATTTTGCAGTGGTTGTGGCCAGAATTGGGCACGCCACAGTTGCCTTTAGATGCCATGATGGAGCTAACTTTAGCTATGCTGGGGCTGGCTGGGTTACGCACCGTTGAAAAACTAAAAGGTGTAGCCCGTTAA
- a CDS encoding alpha/beta hydrolase, with amino-acid sequence MYELYVRLPKSYVKGERQYPLVLLNDTSYSIATASGIVHLMERRDIEDVILVGISYSIGDDPLISRTRDYTPTYAPKETNGHSLEAQKHSGKAKQYMHFIAEEVLPLLNKNYRINNNKTVFVGHSFGGLLGANILLNMPELFDHYILGSPSLYYDNKVTFRLEDAYAKKHDSMKANVYMFVGGEEKWMVDDMLEFDARLKSRKYKGLNIQSKVLDGLTHFSSFGVLLTLGLQQSLPRI; translated from the coding sequence GTGTATGAGCTTTATGTACGGTTACCTAAAAGCTATGTCAAAGGTGAGCGTCAGTACCCGTTAGTACTGTTGAACGATACCAGTTACTCGATAGCGACAGCCAGTGGAATTGTGCATCTAATGGAACGTCGAGATATTGAAGATGTAATCCTTGTTGGCATATCCTACTCAATCGGTGATGATCCTCTCATTAGTCGCACACGAGATTACACACCGACCTATGCACCAAAAGAGACCAACGGTCACTCTTTAGAAGCACAAAAGCACTCAGGAAAAGCAAAGCAGTATATGCACTTTATTGCTGAAGAGGTTTTACCGTTGTTAAATAAAAACTACCGTATAAATAACAATAAAACGGTATTTGTAGGTCATTCGTTTGGAGGGTTGCTGGGGGCTAATATTTTGTTGAATATGCCAGAGCTATTCGACCATTACATCTTAGGTAGCCCTTCGCTTTATTATGATAATAAAGTCACTTTTCGTTTAGAAGATGCCTATGCCAAAAAGCATGATTCGATGAAAGCGAACGTTTATATGTTTGTTGGTGGTGAAGAAAAGTGGATGGTAGATGATATGTTGGAGTTTGATGCGCGTTTAAAGTCTAGAAAGTATAAAGGATTAAATATTCAATCAAAAGTGCTTGATGGTCTCACACACTTTAGTTCATTTGGTGTGTTATTGACTTTAGGGTTACAGCAATCGTTGCCAAGGATATAG
- a CDS encoding phage tail sheath family protein translates to MSQYKTPDVYVREKSILPPSVAEVATAIPAFIGHTTKLNDAGDVNFLNMPVRITSMVEFEANFGGPYQESFSVLVKDTTNSTFKMADSTPNAMFFLHQAVSHFFANGGGACYVVSIGSAGTMAAKEAYTAAIDLLNKVDEVTLISSPEAIGLDETGHYEVQNKALKHAEKRMDRFALVDVQMQTTPAGTTAIAHDSARLRDKVTQGLKYGASYYPYLKTTMARSYDETAVMVTLVDSIDEATKDVTYKDVALSTLGSDTADNMDYNAQIYNTVKAVLAKNYLVLPPSPAIAGIIAKTDKDRGVWKAPANIALSQVLMPVLAIDSTEQESLNVDATSGKSINAIRTFVGKGTLVWGARTLAGNDNEWRYVSVRRLFNMVEESIQKATQFAVFEPNTPFTWLKLKTMIESYLENLWRQGAFFGESPAQAFFVNVGLGQTMTEDDINNGIMNIEIGLAAVRPAEFIVLTFSHKSLEG, encoded by the coding sequence ATGTCTCAATATAAAACCCCTGACGTCTACGTTAGAGAAAAGTCAATTCTACCGCCGTCAGTTGCTGAAGTGGCGACGGCTATTCCCGCGTTTATTGGTCACACCACCAAGCTGAATGACGCAGGCGATGTTAACTTCTTAAACATGCCGGTACGTATCACGAGCATGGTTGAGTTTGAAGCAAATTTTGGTGGTCCTTATCAAGAAAGCTTTAGCGTGCTTGTTAAAGACACAACCAACAGTACCTTCAAAATGGCGGACTCGACGCCTAATGCTATGTTTTTCTTACATCAGGCAGTGAGCCACTTTTTTGCCAATGGCGGTGGTGCATGTTACGTGGTTTCTATTGGTAGTGCAGGCACGATGGCAGCAAAAGAAGCTTACACAGCTGCAATTGACTTGTTAAATAAGGTCGATGAGGTGACGCTAATTTCATCACCAGAAGCCATTGGTTTAGATGAAACGGGCCACTACGAAGTGCAAAACAAAGCACTTAAACATGCCGAAAAACGCATGGACCGCTTTGCGTTGGTGGATGTACAAATGCAAACCACGCCAGCGGGCACAACAGCAATTGCTCATGATTCAGCGCGTTTACGTGACAAAGTGACACAAGGTCTTAAGTATGGTGCATCTTATTATCCTTACTTAAAAACAACGATGGCGCGTAGTTACGATGAAACGGCTGTCATGGTCACTTTGGTTGATTCAATTGATGAAGCAACCAAAGACGTGACTTACAAGGATGTAGCATTGTCGACACTTGGAAGCGATACAGCAGACAACATGGACTACAATGCGCAGATCTACAATACGGTCAAAGCAGTACTGGCTAAAAACTACCTTGTACTTCCTCCATCTCCTGCTATCGCTGGCATTATTGCGAAAACGGACAAAGACCGTGGGGTGTGGAAAGCGCCAGCAAACATTGCGCTTTCTCAAGTGCTTATGCCTGTACTTGCGATTGATAGTACAGAACAAGAAAGCTTAAACGTGGATGCCACTTCAGGTAAATCTATCAATGCTATTCGAACGTTTGTGGGCAAAGGCACACTAGTTTGGGGCGCACGCACGCTTGCCGGTAACGATAATGAGTGGCGTTATGTATCTGTTCGTCGTCTATTCAACATGGTTGAAGAATCAATTCAAAAAGCAACACAGTTTGCGGTGTTTGAGCCAAATACGCCATTTACATGGTTAAAGCTTAAAACCATGATTGAAAGCTACCTAGAGAACTTATGGCGTCAAGGCGCGTTCTTTGGTGAATCCCCCGCACAAGCATTTTTTGTCAATGTCGGCCTTGGTCAAACTATGACTGAAGACGACATCAACAACGGCATTATGAATATTGAAATCGGTCTTGCGGCAGTACGCCCGGCTGAATTTATTGTACTGACGTTCTCGCATAAGAGCCTAGAAGGCTAA